The following are encoded together in the Culex pipiens pallens isolate TS chromosome 1, TS_CPP_V2, whole genome shotgun sequence genome:
- the LOC120428842 gene encoding uncharacterized protein LOC120428842, with protein MNQSRSNNSNLLDKSRDQQYRNHQADPVLTIEKRMQQVPAITPPVTPAAENRHGFVHTLDGTRLTSAYASAENNLNMLDVSGNTTYSTRGYSSSLIPSGTATALASGAVLLNCTRTDRA; from the exons ATGAATCAAAGTCGAAGCAACAACAGTAACCTGCTGGATAAATCCAGGGATCAACAGTACCGTAACCACCAGGCCGACCCAGTTTTGACAATTGAGAAACGGATGCAGCAGGTGCCAGCAATTACACCGCCTGTTACTCCCGCGGCAGAGAATCGTCACGGTTTTGTCCATACTCTCGACGGAACACGCTTG ACCTCTGCCTATGCCTCTGCGGAAAACAACCTCAATATGCTGGACGTAAGTGGCAACACGACCTATTCAACCCGCGGATACAGCTCGTCGTTGATTCCTTCCGGGACGGCGACAGCATTGGCATCAGGTGCGGTTCTGCTTAACTGCACACGAACCGATCGTGCTTGA
- the LOC120428373 gene encoding proton channel OtopLc isoform X6 translates to MVTGEMKVATVDVEASDNMATLPVGRTLGGPPAPGGGSQSDTAEKNNAANKEMELKNVMPKPLQRTSLFIVTSLVYAMLLIVVCVAYVISDVTTHRLPVIYYEGFFTYLYGASILFLLYVFCFLLQESSCCNGKPKPPKEKKPKKEKKPKKGDAEAGAAKDGKDGKDAKDGKDAGKDKGKGAEDKSSKASAKASPYQEVYPKKKRDLLRESQQRVAPVGGGSSVVVVVGGSSSKAGGHVSRRHQPKSASQAVVEPTPDPEVALSPRCKRKTTTDPVHGSFFLRVGAIAFGLGTMIYTGLEFGSFFEIPFTSPCHQILRGVNPLLQMIFTFMQMYFIFMNARLNIHRFKVLARFGLMHIVATNVCVWIRTLVLESLKEITAHHQNRVTSEPEDNPILENLRQHTLRNAGMVMGTELGPREDTEWEPISVNLNAHEDLSQESSGVLSKIIQNTVQTITDATSTTTRASSTSSSTTPSTTTTTTASAITSTITSTASNLFDRIRDIVVAETTSTESSSEAAHLDSTTASTTTTTAGGSFLDQFVDHVDYMQQRNNSLDQTYESLESLFPQAFIATSTAISTANGTVVSCGRVNIMGTIVQDSAPYLYPFIIEYSLIGAAVIYVMWKHIGRYPKFTSEEDLEHRLEVMLSRRAVVMAQQARTGRVDCVGASKGLFFGLLLLVGSLICLILFFVLVRHPQLSLLAIYLADASHCILMVLAVFAIIIGFIRVQNLKFRCEEQSNLNDILLRISAFGLFIYSTFSVIAGSLNAMESEPNLLVMVTGIVAVVQVIIQLLFIADVSRRRVHLPEHDRIKPGRQIVTFLLICNVSMFAIYTFEAQKVTSNPVQLEFYGFLAWSLIQRVTLPLCIFHRFHSAVTLAEIWKSTYKARLE, encoded by the exons ATGGTCACCGGAGAGATGAAGGTGGCCACGGTGGACGTCGAGGCCAGCGATAACATGGCCACGCTCCCCGTGGGCCGAACCCTCGGAGGGCCTCCAGCTCCGGGTGGCGGAAGCCAAAGTGATACCGCCGAAAAGAACAACGCCGCCAACAAGGAGATGGAGCTGAAAAACGTCATGCCCAAACCACTGCAAAG AACCTCCCTCTTCATCGTAACCAGTCTAGTCTACGCGATGCTGCTGATCGTAGTGTGTGTCGCGTACGTCATTAGTGACGTCACCACGCACCGGCTGCCGGTCATCTACTACGAGGGCTTCTTCACCTACCTGTACGGGGCCAGCATCCTGTTCCTGCTGTACGTGTTCTGCTTCCTGCTGCAAG AAAGCTCTTGTTGCAACGGAAAGCCCAAACCACCCAAAGAGAAGAAGCCAAAGAAGGAGAAGAAACCAAAGAAGGGTGACGCCGAAGCCGGTGCCGCCAAGGACGGAAAGGACGGCAAGGATGCCAAGGACGGGAAAGATGCCGGAAAGGACAAGGGCAAGGGTGCGGAGGACAAATCTAGCAAGGCTTCCGCCAAGGCCAGCCCGTATCAG GAAGTCTATCCGAAGAAGAAGCGCGATCTGCTGCGTGAATCGCAACAGCGAGTTGCCCCCGTAGGTGGTGGAAGTAGTGTGGTCGTTGTTGTTGGCGGAAGTAGTAGTAAAGCTGGTGGCCACGTCAGCCGGCGACATCAACCGAAG TCCGCTTCACAGGCCGTCGTAGAGCCGACCCCGGATCCGGAAGTTGCCCTCTCGCCACGATGCAAGCGCAAGACGACCACCGACCCCGTCCACGGAAGCTTCTTCCTGCGCGTGGGTGCCATCG CCTTCGGCCTCGGCACTATGATCTACACCGGGCTCGAGTTTGGCTCCTTCTTCGAGATCCCGTTCACCTCGCCCTGTCACCAGATCCTGCGCGGCGTCAACCCGCTGCTCCAAATGATCTTCACCTTCATGCAGATGTACTTTATCTTCATGAATGCCAGG CTCAACATCCACCGGTTCAAGGTGCTGGCCCGGTTCGGCCTGATGCACATCGTGGCCACGAACGTGTGCGTCTGGATCCGTACGCTGGTGCTGGAATCGCTGAAGGAGATTACCGCCCATCATCAGAACCGGGTGACCTCGGAGCCGGAGGACAATCCTATCTTGGAGAATCTGAGACAGCACACGCTGCGGAACGCAGGAATGGTCATGGGTACGGAGTTGGGACCGCGCGAAGATACCGAGTGGGAGCCGATCAGTGTGAACTTGAACGCGCACGAAGATTTGTCCCAGGAGAGCAGCGGCGTGCTTTCGAAGATCATCCAGAACACGGTGCAAACCATTACGGATGCTACGAGCACGACTACGCGAGCTAGCTCGACGAGTTCGTCGACAACTCCAAGCACGACTACGACCACGACGGCTTCGGCCATCACCAGCACCATAACTTCGACGGCCTCCAACCTGTTCGACCGCATCCGTGACATTGTCGTAGCCGAAACAACCTCCACCGAGTCCAGCTCGGAAGCTGCCCACCTGGACTCGACAACCGCTTCGACCACGACCACCACCGCCGGAGGATCTTTCCTGGACCAGTTCGTTGACCACGTGGACTACATGCAGCAGCGCAACAACAGCCTGGACCAGACGTACGAATCGCTAGAGTCACTGTTCCCGCAGGCCTTCATCGCGACCTCCACCGCCATATCGACCGCCAACGGCACCGTAGTCAGCTGTGGCCGCGTCAACATCATGGGAACCATCGTGCAGGACTCGGCCCCGTATCTGTACCCGTTCATCATCGAGTACTCGCTGATCGGTGCCGCCGTGATCTACGTCATGTGGAAGCACATTGGACGATACCCCAA gttcaccAGCGAGGAAGATCTGGAGCACCGACTGGAGGTCATGCTATCGCGCCGCGCCGTCGTAATGGCCCAGCAGGCTCGCACCGGACGGGTGGACTGCGTTGGAGCGTCCAAGGGACTATTCTTCGGACTGTTGCTGCTGGTCGGTTCGTTGATCTGTCTGATTTTGTTCTTTGTGCTGGTTAGACATCCGCAGCTGTCGCTGCTGGCGATCTACCTGGCCGACGCTTCGCACTGCATCCTGATGGTGCTGGCCGTGTTTGCGATCATCATTGGCTTTATTCG CGTCCAAAACCTCAAGTTCCGCTGCGAGGAGCAGAGCAACCTGAACGACATCCTGCTGCGCATCTCCGCCTTCGGTTTGTTCATCTACTCCACGTTCAGCGTGATCGCCGGCTCGCTCAACGCCATGGAGAGCGAACCGAACCTGCTCGTCATGGTCACCggaatcgtcgccgtcgtccaGGTCATCATCCAGCTGCTGTTCATCGCGGACGTTTCGCGCCGCCGCGTCCACCTGCCCGAGCACGACCGCATCAAGCCGGGCCGCCAGATCGTCACATTCCTGCTGATTTGCAACGTTTCCATGTTTGCGATCTACACCTTTGAGGCGCAAAAGGTGACCTCCAATCCG GTTCAACTCGAGTTCTACGGCTTCCTGGCCTGGTCGCTGATCCAGCGCGTCACCCTGCCGCTGTGCATCTTCCACCGCTTCCACAGCGCGGTCACGCTAGCCGAGATCTGGAAGTCCACCTACAAGGCACGTCTGGAATAA